DNA from Calditrichota bacterium:
GATAGACCTCGACCGGGCTCGCGAAGCCGTCTCATTGATTGAAGTCGATTATGAGGAACTACCCCCGGTTCTGGATGGCCAGATCGCAATGGACGACGGTCAGCCGCAATTGCACGACAAGTACCCGCGCAACATCTGCGCCGAGGTGCACTGGAACTTCGGAGATTGCGATGCCGCCGAACGTGAGGCAGATTTCATTCGCACCGATCGGATCATTTCGAAAATGCAGGATGCCGCATTCCTCGAGCCGCAAGCGGTTCTGGCTGAAGTCGATGCCTCGGGGCGGCTCACGATGTGGTCATCGACGCAGGCTCCTCACTATGTCCAGCGGACGCTCGCAATGGCTTTGGGACTGCGTCCGGAGAAAGTCCGGGTGATCAAACCGGCGGTTGGCGGCGGTTTCGGGCCAAAAGCCTCCTGCTCTACAGCCGAACTGGTCGTCTGTGCACTCGCGCTAAGAACCGGCAAGCCGGTGCGGATGACCTTCGACCGCGAGCAGGTTTTTCTCCACTCCCGCGCCCGGCATCAGTTCTTCCACACGATGACGACCGGCGTCAAGCGCGACGGGACGCTCCTCTTCCTGCGCCATAAGTGCATTCTCGACGGTGGAGCCTTCGCCAGTTTCGGCATCGCGACGGTCTATTATGCCGGGTCGTTGTTAGGCGGCCCCTACCGGCTGAAGAATATGACCTACGACGGTTATCGGGTGGTAACGAACAAGCCCGCCTGCGGCGCTCAGCGCGGCCATGGCGCGGTCATCGCGCGGGCGCTCTTTGAGACGCAACTTGACCGGATCGCGGGAGAACTGCATATCGATCCCCTCGAACTGCGACTTCGCAATGTCATGGGGCGAGGCGAAACGACCTGCAACGAACTCTACATGTCGAGCCTGGGGATGCGGGAGTGTCTTGAGGCAGTAAGGGATGTTGCCGGATGGGACTCGCAGCAAAACTTGGAGGGTGGGATTCTTCCCGCCCGCGATGACAGCCGAGTTCGTCGCGGGCGCGGCGTCGCGTGCGGCTTCTTCGTATCGGGAGCCGGCTACCCGATTTACCGGTCGGAGACCTTCCACGCGACGGTCGTTACCCGCGTCAGCGAGACTGGCGGTCAGGTAATCGTCGAGTCTGGCGCCGCCGACATCGGGCAGGGTTCGGATACGATGCTGGCGATGATCACCGCCGAAGTGCTCGCCGTGCCCCTCGCCGATGTCAAAGTGGTCAGCGGCGACAGCGACCTCTCGGTCGATTTGGGGGCATACTCAAGCCGGACGACGCTGATGGCCGGAGCCGCCGCCCGGGAAGCCGCCGAAGCATGCCGGGACCAGATACTAACCGAAGTTGCCCGCCGCTGCGGCGTCGAGGCGGCTCATCTGCGCATCGAGCAAGGCTATGTCAAGTCGTCGAACGGGTCGCTCGACTTTGCAGCCATCCGCAAGGAGTTCGCCGCCGAGCATTTC
Protein-coding regions in this window:
- a CDS encoding 4-hydroxybenzoyl-CoA reductase; this encodes MSKYQILNSRAPRIDALDKVTGRALYTDDIARPGALHCAILHSPIAHGRILRIDTSRAERLPGVKAVITGKDIGSIVYGVSPARYDESILAREQVRYVGDEVAAVAAIDLDRAREAVSLIEVDYEELPPVLDGQIAMDDGQPQLHDKYPRNICAEVHWNFGDCDAAEREADFIRTDRIISKMQDAAFLEPQAVLAEVDASGRLTMWSSTQAPHYVQRTLAMALGLRPEKVRVIKPAVGGGFGPKASCSTAELVVCALALRTGKPVRMTFDREQVFLHSRARHQFFHTMTTGVKRDGTLLFLRHKCILDGGAFASFGIATVYYAGSLLGGPYRLKNMTYDGYRVVTNKPACGAQRGHGAVIARALFETQLDRIAGELHIDPLELRLRNVMGRGETTCNELYMSSLGMRECLEAVRDVAGWDSQQNLEGGILPARDDSRVRRGRGVACGFFVSGAGYPIYRSETFHATVVTRVSETGGQVIVESGAADIGQGSDTMLAMITAEVLAVPLADVKVVSGDSDLSVDLGAYSSRTTLMAGAAAREAAEACRDQILTEVARRCGVEAAHLRIEQGYVKSSNGSLDFAAIRKEFAAEHFNFGDIPDTPDLTFREAARIAYLGRGTIVGTGKYKPPKLGGSFKGATVGTSPAFGCSAQIAEVAVDMETGEVTVERVVGAHDCGFAINRTQVEGQMQGSVSMGMGEALFEQIHYDRRGNILNANLAEYKIPTAMDIPRIEAVVIETDEPNGPFGAKEVGEGAIMPTIPAILNAIYDAAGVRIEELPATPERIVTGLKAEDLGGCK